Sequence from the Strix uralensis isolate ZFMK-TIS-50842 chromosome 1, bStrUra1, whole genome shotgun sequence genome:
ATAATAATTTGGAAAATTATATGATTGTGTACTTACAGATTAGCTTGAAGAAAAGATATTACAGCATGCTTAAAATTGCTAAATGATATATGTTACTCCAAAATAGCATAATGCACTTTTTAGATAATTACAATCAAATATGCTTTAGTATTAAATATTACTTAGCAACAAGTGATAAATGGCCAATGTAGATGTTGTCAGAGTACAGCTGTATTTTTTACAGTCTCAGATTTAATCATATTTCATTAAGGGGAAGAAATTTGATCTTGTTTTTCCTtagctgtattttttcttttcctatatcAATCTGCCTAAAAATGTAGTTAACAAGCCATTTCAATGCTGTATTTTAATAACTATAGAAcagttttttaaactttcaaaatttTCCATGAATATTTAAATGGTGAATATGATACATTAAAGAACAAagttacaaaaatatataatctCTGGTAAAGCTTTGCTGAGATAATTTTTTagaattttgattttaaaaggttTGTTTTACAAAGGTGAATTTTACTGAAGAGATATTCATGCTGGGTATCCAAAGCCAGACCCTGGTCCCATTTAAATAATGGCAAAATGCCTACTGATTTCAATAGAAATGTCCCTATCCATCCAGCGTTACTTTGCGCAACCTTTATATCTGAATATTAGGGAAGTGCTGTTAGATTTTAGCCTTCAGAACCTGGAAATTAAGATACTGGACATATGAGTACAGCTCCTGAGTTTGGTAGATTAATCAATCATATCAAAATTGCTAGTGTTTTGGCACAGCCTTTTGCAAGAAGAATGCTCTATTTATCCACACATTTTTGCTTTCACTCATCTATGGAATATACTGCAGGTAACTTTGTGATTGAGATCCTCATGATGGATAGTTACTAACACTAATTTCTACTGCACCTCCTTTCCCCTCATCGTCCACCTACCATGGAAAGACATGTCTGGCTGGACAGATTTCTACCCGCATCcaaatttcacatttaatttcattttagcaaaCCGATTGGTAAGTAGAAATGCAGTTCATGAACCATTTATATGtggaaaacaaacaggcaaagAAAAGTGAGACATACTCTTGAATAGTCAAGCTCCCTGGGTGTGGAGTCGGTTAAAGCTCGTACGAGGGCGTTCATCATGCTGATGGGAGGAGAAGGCGGGGAGGGCTGAGAGGGTTCTTGCTGTAAGGGGCTCTTTGGTTTGGAAGGCAGCCGACCTCTTCTCCCTTTCAGGCTGTCGGTACGGACAActaggtaaagaaaaaaaaaaaagcgaatcAGTTGTGAAGACACCAGCAAACAACGGACCAGAATGAACACCTGCTTTTCTTATGGTGGCCAGCCCGGCAAAAATAAGAGCTTTCTCCAGTTTCAGCACATGCTCTTGATGCCTTTGATTGCAAAAGGAACACAAATGATACCAAAATTGCGTCAGACCTATGATTGTAAGCAGCAATGTAGCTGCTGACTGAAAGCCCAGCTGTGTTCCTAGTGTTCATGCTTTGTTTGCAGCACATCTATGCGCCTGTGTATGTGTGCccatgcacactcacacacacacagacactctaCTGCTGAAAGGAAACAGAATGTGAAACACAAACTCTAATGTTCCTACTATTGGTGCACCTTTTAAATGGCAGAGTCACTCATTCAAAGTAATTTTAGCTTTCTtgaagcatttgaaaaaatatgGTCATGCTATATAGATAATATTATCCATGTTAGTATTTGCAATGGGACTGCTCACACAGTATTACTCTCATgcttaaaatatttgcagaattggGACTACCGAATTGATCTCATTTCCATTTACATTAATTGCAAATTTACAATCAACTTATGGGAACAAGACAAGATCCTATGTCAAAATGTACACAATCCCGTGCAGCCCCCGGTGAGATAACAGGGGGAAGCCAACAGCATTATCAAGCAACGTTCAAAGCTAATAAAGGAGACACTTTGGACAGTGTCAAATTATCCTCCTGTGACCTTGCTGTTCTTGAACTCTGGGGTCTAAAGTCTAAATATGATAATATgggtgaaaagaagaaaatcaatacATTATTACACAAATGCACATATTTTGGGGTAAGTTATGAATCCCATCCCTGTAAAATTCATTGCAGAGATATCCGAGtccacacacgcacacacagagatTCATTAAACATAGTATTTCAGTGTCTGGGATAATAATAGCAATAGTCCTTACCTTCTTTAACCATGCCGACGCTGAGACACTTCTGAAACCGGCAGTATTGGCATCTGTTACGACGTCTCTTGTCCACTGGACAGTTTTTATTTGCCAGAcaaacatattttgcatttttctgaacTGTTCTCTGTGAAAATGCAATACAAAAATAGTAAACTGATCGTTTCTTGAACAAGTTAGAACCTgacaaaatgtgttttaattacaACATGAAAAGCGACAGTGCAATTCATATAattagataaaattaatttcctaacACACTAGCCTGcaggaaaaacaattttattagTGTTAGCTGCTGACAATGAAAATCATCTAGGATTGTTCTGAAGCAAGTCTCTGGAGACAGGCAACTTTGAATGATAAAATCATATCTGAAATTACCAGGTCATCACATCTACCTTTGGGGATTAGATTATCTCCGCTTTTAATATCCCTTTGGGAACAATTTTCTACTTGGTTCATTCCCTTGATTATTGCTGaccttattaaaataaaatcaaaatgatcTGCAATGTACTTCTCTTGCTATCTCTATTGTTAGTCAAATACCACAATAACTGGTTTGGTTAGCCATTAAAATcatcagggagaaaaataaaaataccagaaacCCCTACAAAATATGTTTAGTTAAATATTCTGGGAAAGCTAACCTGACCTGGgagaaaaccaaacagaattaTACTGTAGTTATATACATTTAATTAACTCTAAAATGATCTTAAAACTatacaataaatttaaaatttgtaaaaACCTGGTAAGCCTTGAGAGAATGTAACAAATATTGATGCAAAAACATATGATATGTTTCCATACTTAAAATCAAAGATATATCAATAAATAACTTAGCAccaaaaaaagacattaataGGAAAGACAGCAGAACAGGAACAAATTTATCAACTCAACATTCAATATTAAATCTTTCACTGCAATGAAATTAATGGATAAGTGTTATTTCATAATTTGTGTTCCTTTTCAAATAACAGCCTCCATGTATTAAATATAAGAGACACAGGAAATATTGTTCATTGCGCTTTGAAGCTGAAAACTGTTTAATTTTGCAGAATAAGCTCTAGATACTGCTCCCAATCAAGGACATGCTATTGATTTCCACagtggcaggatcaggcccataAGAACTGCTATTTCCATGTTATTTGTGTTCCCTTTTCTAGctatatttaaataacaaatgtgTCTTATAGGAAATGTGTATTTTACCACGTTGTCAAAGGATTATTATTAACTAACATTAACAGCTCCgtctacaattaaaaaaatgttgtaagCCCTTCCCTCAACTATTTTTGGACTATTTCTGTTGTTCCAGTCGTATCTTTTACCAGAACAGGGCCTGACTGCTATCTTTGCAGGAGGCAATATACCAAATCAAACCCAAATGTATCAAATCTTAAAGCTGCTGCCCAGAACCATCCTAACAAAAGGCTACTCTGAGTTCTTCACTTAAACAagctatttctgaaaataatactGGGATCTGAACTCAGTCTGTTGAAAGGAAATTATGAAGTATCCAAACCGAAGAGCAGAAAGAGAGTATTCAATTCTTAAAAATATAAGCACAAAGTTTCCACTGAGAAACTGCCGTGTGTAAGTTATTCATGTTGCTACTCAGCTGCAAAGCCTTCTCCGTTACAGAGCAGGCACCGAGACCCCGTGCAGTGCTTAGtcactgctctgcaagcagcTTTCCACTGGTGAGGACTCCCTGGGCTCCTGAACTGAAGAGTAATGACAAGGCAGCGCCCAAATAAAACTAGACATGCTTGGGTTTGTCCCACGTATGAAACCAGTTTCCTCCCGGTGCCGACCCCACAGCCCTCCTCACCCCAACTGCCCCAGGACAATGAACGGCTCTGCTGCCATCAGCTAAAATACCAAGCCGACTTTACGATTTCAGGGTTTCTTTTCTTGCTTAATTGGTATGAGTGACTGAGTAAAACCTGGGTTGGATGTGAGTTTCACTACGGAATAAATGCAGTTTATAGCTCAGACAGGGGCGACCCCGTGCTCCGTTGAGGGATGCTGGCAGACCGGAGTTGTGGTTTGCCCAGCTCACTGCCACGGCCCTTTCTCGGCCGAGACTGGCTGATCCTTTTATCCTATGGAGGGCTTGCTTTGGCCTTCTTCAAACACTTTGGGTGGGTGTCCATCCCACCCTGCTGGGGGACTCTGAGCTCTAACGCACAACACAACACCCCCGAGCCCTTGGGTGAGGACGAGGAGCAggtgaggaggaaggggaggtggggggaagcgGACAGGGGAGCAAACCGCAGAGCTCTCACCTTGAAAAAGCCCTTGCAGCCCTCGCACGTCCGTACCCCGTAGTGCTGGCAGGCAGCATTGTCCCCACAGACGGCACAGGTGCCTTCCCCAGAAGAGGAGCTCCTGCTGGGCGGAGATGGGAGGCCgctgctgccactgccactgCTCTCACCCATCAGGCTGGAGGTGGCTGCGTTGAGGCCGAGCGGTGAGAAGGCTAAGGTGGCTGGTCTTTTGGCCAGGTGAAGCCCATAGGAATGGCTCTCCATGGATGCCTGGCTGGCGGCGGGTCTCTCCGAGCCCAGGGGCAGGCTCAGGGAGGCAGGGTCGTAGCACATGTGGGCGGCCGTGGCCGGCGTGTGGGGGGGCGAGTGTTTGAAGTGGAAGAGGGGGAAGCGCGGAGGCACGGTCTTCATGGGGGCGGCCTCCATCAGGTGGCCGGGGGGTAggcaggtctgcgtgggctgcAGCGGGGGCTCATCCCACAGGCTCTGGTGAGAGGGGAAGCCGGGTGTGGTGGGCGTGGAGGGAGGAGATTGCTTGAAGTACATGGAAGTGCTGGGCATCCCCTCATCCGTGGAGGGTGGTAGTGAGGGCTGGTACGGGGAGAGCCGGGTGTCTTCCATCTTTATGAGGGGCCTCTGGCCAGAAGAGGCAGATTGCATTTGGTAGAGGCAGGAAGGCTTGAGCTCGTAGCTGCCAGAGTAACCCTCCATAAAGGTGctgaagctgggaagggaggtgGTGGCAGTGGCAGTGATTTCAGTACTGCTCAGGTCCATGGTCAGCTTGGCATAGTCAGGGTTCATGATCTCCGAGCTGTACTCCGAGCCATATGCGTAGGTCTGAGCTGCATAATTTGAACCGGGCGGTGAAGGACTATACTGCGCTTGCACACAGGGCATATCTGCAAGGGCAAAGGGGGACGTTAACAACACGCCCAGCACGCCAAGGCCACGGCCCAGACCCTCACAAACTTCTTTCCTAAGAGCTTTCCCACATTTCACGGAGCTCAGTTAGGCACCCGACTCCCACTCTCGCCTGGACAGGGGACATATAAATTACCGTCAAGTCTTCGCCTTTCAACAAGAAATATGCATCGGGGATCGACTAAGCATTAGGTATTAGGGAGCCTGCTCTCATCTAGTCATGGGAGCAACTCAAATTTATACCAGTGTCAGTGAGAGAAGACTCTATCTCAGGCTGTCCTACATCTGCTGCTTAATATACATAGGTGTCAATGAGAATTAGATAAGCAGAATGAAAACAGTTTATGGCTCTAAATCTGTCTCTGTATGCGTGCAACCGTGCCATAAAATTTTCATGAAGGGTAAATGAGATTATCAAAtgcataatattaaaaattatatttattttaaacagcatctgCAGTGCATGTCAGAGGAACGACTCAAAGCACAGTGTTTGCTACTTAAGGACTTGCAAACATAAATTTTGCTTACTCAACTCTGGGCCTTTGAAGCATATTTCTGGTCAGCTAATAATTTAAGGTTGCTGTCTAACTAGTAGTTTTAAGGCTTATCTGTGGTAGAACATTCTCCTAAAAAAAGTGGGTGGTATAACATATCCTTACATTTGCAAAAATGTAAGACCAAAAGTATGtggtatttctgtttctgtttttatgGGAAAGCAAGGTTGAGGCTGCTAATATAATTGTTTTTATCCATTAGTCATAAAAGTGAATGTGGTTCACTGATAGCTGGGATGGTTGAAGTAACACAGTGCCTggctgtaaagatttgatttttttttctttcagttttcctaCTAGTCTGCTATTTCCTTTGCTGCTCTCAGGAAATAATGGACCCAATTCTGCAATCCATTTGAGGTTTGCCTGACTAAATGCTGTGAGATTCTAACCCTATATTTGCAACCCAAACTAAAAGTCTGTGGTGCATTTTCATTCcacagcagagaaataaaatgcatcaaTTAGTACAAATTCTCTCATAAAGAGAAAAGTAAATATGGAGAAAATGTATATCAAAATTAAGTGCAGTTCATATCTTCGTAACTGTGGCAATTTATATTCCAAAAGCACTCAAGAAACAActcatactaaaaaaaaaaaaaaaagctgtgttaaaAATAATGGGGTTTTCCTCGGTATTTTAAGAACTCCCTTcacttacaattttaaaattttcatttgaacCTGGCATGCAGAAATCCAAATAATTTGTGTTAAATCAGCTTTTGATTCTTTCTTGCTTGTTTTGCAGATAAACATGTTTAAATTAAGCACCAGATTTCAATTATCATACTGTCACAAACCATTCAGATCTTTCTTCTTCTCGAGAAGACattaaaaactgaggaaaaaaatagcacCGTTTTCTGAAATTAAGACCTTCCTGCTTGTAAATTcaaatgcttaaagaaaaaagcaggatAACCCTTCCAGAAGTCTTGCCTCCCAatgttatttatgtatttttctactgttctcttttttccctATCAATTTATCTATGCCGTTCCACGCACACACATTTCATGGGAAGTCCTGTTACTATCATTTGTTAGTTCAAGCACCGTCTGTTAAAATGCAGTGATCAGTGCTTAAGCAAATAAAAAGGGAAGGAATTTCCTTCCACGCACCTTCACTGAGAACTGATTGAGGAACACAACTGAGCGAGTGGACAGATAATGTCACAAGTGAACGTGTTGATACACAGCCCTGTGACGGGAAAAGGCTTTTTTGCTAGCTCACAAAATGAGCAGGAGTTCAGGGAAACAGGTCattatggtttttttccctgcatttttctGAGCATAACAGGATTATGTCACTGAATTCTGTGCAAAGTGGAGTAAGAAAGCAGAAGTCTAAAAAAAGTCCGACCTGAGGACAGAAAAAATATCTCTAACCTAAAGGTCTGGTCTCTCCTGGCTCTGCGGGACTCCTCCTACCTCTCCCTTTGCCAGCGCACTTGACTGACTAATTCTAACCCCTACTTTTCCACTTAGGGCACCAATATTAACTACCCTGAAAAGTAAATAACCtgggattttttcttctttacccaacaatattaaaaaaaagccccacaggAGGCGCATTGAAGATCAACCTGTCACCAAAGCCCAAATGAATGGGTAGAAAAAATCAGGGCAGGGACATTCAGAGCTATTACCTTATTATTCTGCTATCTGTGCGAAAGCTTGACACGGGGGATGCCCAGCTCGACGCCAAGAAAGCTGCGGTCCTCACAGGGACACTGATATCCCACCCATTTCCCCCTTAAATCTGCctttggctggggggggggggtgggctcGCAACCCCCATGCGCCCAGGCACGGCACCGCTATAAGCCCTGTGAAACGCGGGCGCTGCCCTGATCCTTTGGGGATTTAAACACCCCGCGGCCCCGGTACGGGACGTCGGGGACCGATGATGCCAAAGGGATCTGGGAAGGGCTGCAGCTCTcgcacaccccccaccccccacccctcctcctccttctcctcctcctcctcctcctcctcctcctcctcctcctcctcctcctccgcccggCCCCGCAGAGCGGCAGCTTACCTGGCGGATATCTTGCGCGCTGaatggtggggctggaggtgcgggcggcggcggcggcggcggcggcgggtggcggcGGGGTGGGTGCCGGCTGGGACCTCTCTGCGGAGGCGGGTCTGGGGCCGGGCCTCGGCGGGGGGAGCTCTTCCGACCCGGGCTCTGTccgccggcggcgggaggagaaggcagagtcagggggcggcggggacgggcAGCGCAGAGGGGtgcccccacgcccccccccacacccccccttcCCGCCTCCCAACCGGCGGAGCGCCTCGGGGGAACCatgtcccccccccacaccctcgCACGGCAAGCCCCCGCCTCGCCCCACGCGTGGGAAGGGGGAGCCGGACGGGGAGCGCGTCTCTGCCGGCTCCCACTGCCTCATCACACAAAAGGCAGAAAGCGCCGGGCTGGGGCAACGGAGCCGCCGGTTTGTTCTCCGAGCGAGGAGCCTGGGGAGGGCAAGAGGAGAGCCCCGCGCGGGGTGACTACAACAAGCGGGGCAGCATCCCTCTGCGTCCACTTCCCCGcgggaacttttttttttttttttgagggggggcgGGGACGGATCGGGGGGAAGCAGGCTGAGAGTTTCTATGAAAGCTATCGGCCGCAGTTGGGGGGTACCCGACCAGCCCGTGTAGCctgcggcggctccgcgcccctCTCCCCCGCTCCCGGCGCGGCTCGGCCCCGCGGGACGCCTCACGGCCACTGGCGCGGACGCGGGGCAgggagcgcggccccgccgcgTCCCCCCGTCGCGGGGGAGCGGCCTGTCCCGGCCCGCCCGGCGCTGCCAGCACGGCCGGGGGCTCCGCGGCAGCGCGGGGGATGCGCGGCGGTGCCGGCCCCTGCCCACGGGAGCCGCTTCCCGGTGACTCCTTATCCcgttccttgccttttttttttttttttttcccttctccgCGCCCCTCGCCTTTTGATATCCCCCCTCCCGCCCCTAACCCCAGCTCCCGGGATGTTAAGTGACTGTCAGCTCATCCCTTTCTCTCCCGAGGGTTTTGTTCCCTCCCGAGCTCCGGCGAGGCGACTTCCCGGCTCGGCGAGGAGCGCTCTGGGGctcctctcccccccacccccccccaccccaccgaCCCCCCCGAGCCACCGGTTACCTAGAGACACTCGCTGCGCTTTTAACCATGCAACACCCCTCCGGACTGCGGCCGCCCGAGCCAGGAGCCCAGAGCCGTAAGGGCTGTAAATTAGGAGGAAATAACTACCCTTGTCAAAGCTCTTTTCTTCCTCCGTGCACTTTACATTCAGCCCCGAGTGacacccctccccaccctgtaATACGAGGAGGAAACCGTGAAATACTCCATTGTGATTGTGACTTCTTCAGTCGAGTTTCGAAACCTTCATTTACCCGGGAGGGACCGCGGAGGGGGAAGCTCCATTGAATTAAAAAGTTTCAAGCCCGATTTCCACCGCCGGTTAGCtcgcgattttttttttttttttttggggggggggggatcgcCCCGAGCTGCACGGTCACTCCAGCAAATATCCACGAGCTCGCGTGAGATTCACCTCCGAAGAAAACGTCTGGTCTGGTTTAGTCCATTGTTTTTTACCGGGGCTTGACTCCAGCATACAACGGTCTCCACGGAGGAGAGAAAAATAGGGCGAAGAATGTAATCGAGTGAAGCGGCTTGGATAAAAGTTAGAGATTCattcccaaactttttttttccccccctcccccccatggagaaaaaaatccgATCCCAACACACCAACCCCCCGACAGAAAACAGCGTTTTCCGCCCTTTCCCTGGGAAATATCCTCGCACGAAATCCATCGTCTCCAAAAATCGCATGTTAAATGAGAGCGTTATTAACTAGCCGCGCGAAGGTGAGCCGCATCTCCACCCGGGAAGGAGTATCGCGATAATGCCGTCCCGATAACCGTCTCCCGATATACTATCACAACCCAGCGCCCGcgctttctctcctctttccaagACTGAAACTTCTTTCGCGGCTATTAGGGCGAGGAGGGAAAAGCGGGAGGCGCCGCGGGGGCAGGGAGCGGGGCGCAGCCCAGCCTCCCCGCACGGTACCGCCCGTGCCGGGGCACCGCAGCCCCTCGTTACCGGCTCTGACCTCCGAAGGGAAAAGTGCACATTTTCCGAGGAGCAGCTGCCGGGCAGACGTGCCGAGCAAAGATCCCGTCTCGTTTCAATACAATATGTCACATTCCGGCAATTACCTCTTGGGCGAGCTCCTCCGGGCTGCCGAGGGGGGCTGCTCTCTACCCAAGTGGGATTAGCTCAacctgccccgccggccccctCAGACAGCTCGAACTTGTGCAAACAAAACCACCTATTTCCCAAGCGCAGTTAAACGAAGGAGACAAATTACTGCCATTCATCACCGGCGCTGTAaactccccgccgccgccggcagcaTCATTTCCATGACAACAACCAGCAGAAATACCGTAGTACCACCGGCTCCGGTTCCCGCTCCCCTCCACCACAGCCCTCCCGTTTGTTTGCCGGGGGCGGCGGTGCCCCGGGCACGGCGGGGGTTGCCGAGCCGGCGGGGAGGCT
This genomic interval carries:
- the NR4A3 gene encoding nuclear receptor subfamily 4 group A member 3, with the translated sequence MPCVQAQYSPSPPGSNYAAQTYAYGSEYSSEIMNPDYAKLTMDLSSTEITATATTSLPSFSTFMEGYSGSYELKPSCLYQMQSASSGQRPLIKMEDTRLSPYQPSLPPSTDEGMPSTSMYFKQSPPSTPTTPGFPSHQSLWDEPPLQPTQTCLPPGHLMEAAPMKTVPPRFPLFHFKHSPPHTPATAAHMCYDPASLSLPLGSERPAASQASMESHSYGLHLAKRPATLAFSPLGLNAATSSLMGESSGSGSSGLPSPPSRSSSSGEGTCAVCGDNAACQHYGVRTCEGCKGFFKRTVQKNAKYVCLANKNCPVDKRRRNRCQYCRFQKCLSVGMVKEVVRTDSLKGRRGRLPSKPKSPLQQEPSQPSPPSPPISMMNALVRALTDSTPRELDYSRYCSTDQAAAGTDAEHVQQFYNLLTASIDITRGWAEKIPGFTDLPKEDQTLLIESAFLELFVLRLSIRSDTAEDKFVFCNGLVLHRLQCLRGFGEWLDSIKDFSLNLKSLNLDIPALASLSALTMITERHGLKEPKKVEELCNKITSSLKDHLTFSCQNKGQPLESAEPKVLGVLADLRSLCTLGLQRIFYLKLEDLVPAPSIIDRLFLDTLPF